TGTCTGCATATCGCTCTTGTATAAAAGCTAAAGCATTGTTTGTTATTGATATATACACGGCTTATATTCTTCACAAATTAAAACCTATATCAAAAGGGATAATCCAGTATAATTCAGATAATGTACGGGTATATTTTATTAAGAACCAGGTAGATACTCTTGTTAGATTGACAGGCACAGAGTTACTCTATAAATTTAAAACTAGTAGAATAAAGATACCTGAAATCAACAGCACAAAAAGCAAAATCCTTATGGTCATGCGTGATAATTCTTTTTTCCCTATTCTAACCAAACATATAGATAAGTTAAAAGGTTCTCAAATAATTTATTCAATGTGGAACGGGTATCTAAAGCCTGAACACGTAGAAATATGGTATCACAAAGGCATTAACCTTGAACAAGTGCATACTAGTGGCCATGCTATAGTAGAAGACCTTCAGCGGTTTGCAAAGGCAGTTAATCCTAAAACTCTTATACCTATTCATACCTTTGAACCTGAAAAGTATAAACAACTCTTCAAAAACGTAATACTCTTAAAAGACGGCGAAGAATATACAATCAGCTAACCTTTCACGCTTTAAACCCAATTAAAAATCAATTTAATTAAAAACTTCATCAACAATTCCGGACTTGCTGCGTATATATAATATAGGCAGGAGGAGGGATTTATGGCAGAATTGATGGATAAAATACCGCCGCAAGCGATAGAAGCTGAAATGGCTGTTCTAGGATCAATGCTGATAGAAAAAGAAGCTATCTCAAAGGTTTTGGACCTTGTCAGGGATTACGACTTTTACAAAGAAGCGCATAAACGGATTTTCAGAACGATACAAGAAATGTTTCTTGAGAACCAGGCTGTTGATGCAGTTGTGATCTCTTCAAAACTGAATAAAGATAACCTCTTAAATGAAGTCGGAGGTGCTTCATATATTACAGAACTGATTAACAAGGTTTCTACGGCAGCTAATGTTGAGCATTATGCACAGATTGTAAGGGAGAAATCTATACTCCGGCAGGTTATAGTAACCGGAACTAATATAGTTACCGCTGCTTTTAACGAAAAAACCTCTGCTGATGAAATATTAGATGTTGCTGAAAGCACCATATTCAGTATCGCACAAAACCGTTTGTCCCACGACTTTTCTAAAGTTTCAGACCTTATACATTCTTCTCTTGAAAAGCTGGAAAAGATTCACAAGGACAAAAATGACGTTCCCGGGTTAAGGACTGGTTTTGCCAAGCTTGACAGCCTGACAGCAGGCCTCCAGCCTTCTGACTTGATACTGCTTGCCGCAAGGCCGTCAATGGGCAAAACAGCCTTTGCCCTTAATATTGTGGAAAATGTCGCTTTAAAACAGAAAAAACCGGTAGCGATGTTTTCAATAGAAATGTCAAAAGATTCGTTGATGACAAGGCTTATTTGTTCATCAAGCCGTGTCAATGCTCACAATGCAAGGCGGGGATACTTATCTACACGCGACTGGCCTGCGTTGACTACAGGAGCCGCTAGACTTTCAGAAACGGATATATACATAGATGACAGCACCAACTTAAGTGTGCTGGATCTAAGGGCAAGGGCCAGAAGGCTTGCCAGCGACCTTAAAAACGAGAAGAAAGAGCTTGCGCTTATTGTTATAGATTACATACAGATGATGAGAGGGTCGGGAAGAGCCGAATCACGGCAGCAGGAGATGGCGGAAATATCCCGCTCCCTTAAAGGGCTTGCCAGGGATTTGAAGGTACCCGTACTGGCATTAAGCCAGCTTTCAAGGAAACCTGAGGAAAAAGGCAGGGAAAGGCAGCCCCAGCTATCAGACTTGAGGGACTCAGGCGCACTTGAGCAGGATGCAGACGTTGTGATGTTCATATACAGGGAATCGTATTATACAAAGACCGAAGAAAACCAGAATACAGCCAATATTATTATAGCCAAGCAGCGCAATGGGCCTACAGACACTATAGATTTGAACTTTTTCAAGGATTATACGCGGTTTGAGGATGCCGAGGAGATTATTTCAGAATAGGATATATGAATGTATTTATTTTGTGCTGGGAGGATGCAGGATGACGAAACTACTGGAATTAAAAACATATAAAGGGGAAGAGGAACAGCTGTTTCAGTATTTTAATCTTGTAAAGTTACTTATACAGTTAAAAGAATTAAAAAAGGATGAGAGCACTAAACCGGAAAAAATTCCTGAAAATCCTGTTGACCAGGAAAAGCAGAAGAAAAAACATTTAGAACAGGAAAAAGAAGTAAGCGAAATCTACAAAAATATAAGTCTTCAAAAAAACACGATAAGGTTGACTACAGAAGCTACACTGAAAGATGGCAAAGTAAGGCTTCCTTTGGAAATAATGCGCAAACGGTACAATCTAAGAGAATATGAAGTCATCGTGATTTGCATAATCGCTCTTAACACTGTTGACCCTACAGCCAATATAAAAACAGAGAAAGCTAATCTGCTTTATCTTGTTTGTGAAGGAGATTACGACAGAATATTGCTCAGTAACTGGATGTTCGATCACGATGCAGCTCTTTTTAAAAACAAATTAATAGTTTTGGAACGTTATAGAACTGAAATGGAAATAGGAGATATGGCACGGAAATTTATCTATCCTAATAAAGCAAATGACGCTGTATTAGATAAATATATTAAGTCAATCAAAGTTAATAAGTCAGTAAGGCTTTTTAGTCCGCGAGAAATATATGCACAGTTAAGCAAAACTGTTATTGGCCAGGAAAGAGCCAAAAAAATGATATCTGTGGCTGCTCACACACATCTTAAACGAATATCAATTAAAAAGGGGGCGTTAAAACCCGGGAAAAGCAACTTTATGCTTATTGGGCCGACAGGCAGCGGAAAAACGCTTATAGCACGTACCCTTGCTGAAATATTGGATGTGCCGATGATTATAGTTGATTCAACCGAATACACTGAAAAAGGGTTTGTAGGTGGAGATGTTGATGACATGATAGAGCAACTTTGTGATGCGGCACGAGGAGATATGTCCCGAGCTGAAAAAGGCATTGTTTTCATTGATGAGATTGATAAAATAGCTGCACGTGATTGCTCAGTAGGTCACAATACAGGCCGAGACGTGAGCGGTAAGTCCGTTCAGGAAGAATTGCTTAGATTTCTTGATGGAGCACAGACAATAATAACAATCAGGAGCGGTTTCTCCACTAAAACAATGCCAATGGACCTTTCAAACGTATTATTTATAGCTGGTGGAGCATTCGCTAATATGAGAACCAATTTATGTCAAAACCAGCAGATTGCGGGGTTTACTGGTTCAAAAGACGCGTGTCCGGCACACCAAGCAGGGGTACGTGTTCATTCGGAGCTTTCAAACGAGCTTATAGATTACGGAATGATACCCGAATTTGTTGGTCGGTTTCCTATCCTTGTTGAGCTGTCTGAACTTACCAAGACCGAACTCATAGAAATAATAAGCAAACCTTCTAATTCTATTCTTAGCCAGTACCGCAGTCTGTATGGCGATATATCTTTTTCTGAAGACGCTTTAGAGTTTATCGTTGAACAATCAATGAAACGCAAAGTCGGGGCACGAGGGTTACGGGCAATACTTGAAGAAACGCTGTCTCCAATCATATTTGATATGGCTATTAATACGGAAAAATTCGAGTTGAAGTTGACCAAAGAAGATCTTTTAAAACAGGCGTAACTATAATTGCATTGGTTTTTTGTAAGTGATATAATTTCCTAATCAATCTACAGAAAGGAAACCCACTTATGAAAAAACAATCACAGAAAACTCTTACAGATGAACAATTAGCCGTAGCGATCAAAAACGGCGATACAGGCCTGTTTGATGTGCTCTTTCAAAAGTACTATACCAAACTGCAGCCAATCCTGCTTTCAACGTATTGGAACAAGAACTTATCCTCTGCTGATGCTGAAGATATAGTTACTATTACATTAAGGAAAGTTTTTGATAAATTAAGTACATATAATCCGAAGGAATCTTCTTTTGCTACATGGGTGAGCGCTATACTGCGAAACAGCGCAAATGACTGGCTTAGAAGGAATAAGCACTCGCTTGCTGAGCTAAAGATCGTTTCAGATGAAGAAGATTATAAGGATCAGACTGTAAAAGAAAATAGTTTAAAGAGCCAGGGGCATTCTCAATTTTATGTTTCATTGTATCATGAGATTCGTAACACTATTATTGAATCGGTTTTAAAGATAAAAAGCGACCATCTGCGAACACTTTTTATTATGCGTTTTGTTCTTTTACTTAAGGATGACCAAATTTCAGGAATAATGGATATAAAACAGTTTTCTGTGCGCAGCAATATTTCGCGGCTCATGACCGAAGTTGAGGAACATTTTAGGAAGAATTATCAGGATTTAGATACCAGTGGTATTTGCTATGATCGCCTGGCGGAAGTTATAAGAAATGGGGAATTAAGCATTAAACCAGAAGATATTAACAATATCCCGGATACTGCATCAAGAAAGATTATCCATGACCTGGCAATTAAAGAAATCCCGTTTAAAGAGGCAGTGAAATCAGCAGGAGTACCTGCAAAAGAAGTTTCAAAGCTTATAATAAGCGGGGTACAGTTTGTAATCCAAAAGAGGATGCGTACTGCGATGAAGTTATCAAAAGAAAAAACTATAGAAAGCTTTACAGGTCTGGTAACAGCGGCTTTTGAACCAATGAAACCTGAAACTGTCAGCTCCCTTGTTTCTAATGCCTCATTTAAGCACTCAATTTCGCTTGATAAGGCCTCAGAAATGCTTTCCATAAGTATTCATGAGTTAGGGGCACTTTTAACCCATACAATACCCGAAAAGCTTAAAAATGATAATAATTTCATAAAAAAACTGGCTCAATTTATTGATAAAACAGTTAAAGAAACACAGTATCTTGTTGAAACAGCCAAACCGCCAGAACTTGCGTTTAAAACTATGCGTAACTCAGGACACCACGATTTTGCGATAAAGCTGGAAAATAAACTAAAGAAACTTGTGGAATCTAAATATGGCACGAATAAACACTCACAATAACGATGTTGATAAGAAAGATTATATCCGCGATGAAGCCCTGGTTTCTGCACGGGAGAAATATCGCATAGACCCTTCTGATGTTAATGCCCTTAAACTTGCCTGTGCCGCACGAAATAACGGCCATGGGAAACTCTTTGACCATTTCCCTGAACAGGCACGAGCCTGTTTCCTTGAGGCACTACCTTTGTACGAACGATCAAAAGACCTATACGAGGTTTTTAAGTTAAAACGGGCTATAGGTCGAGCAGAAAGCGGGCTTGCCAACTTCCCAGCAGCAATAACTTTTTTTGAAGAAGCAATTGCTCTCTTGGAAAAGGATACTATATCAAAAAAGTGTATGGCAAGCGGCAATTTACCTGAAATGGAAAAGGCAAAAACACAGTTATATCTTTCTATTGCCTTAACAAAAACATCCAAGTGGGAACCTGCACTTTCCAACCTGGAAAAAGCCCGCAATATTTTCTTTAAACATTCTCAAAATCACTACCTTTCAACATGTTTCCAGGGCGAAGCGGTAATCTATATGGAACTGGGCAGATTCCCAGAAGCCCGCAAGGCATTCATTAAAGCCCAGGAATATGCAAAGCTTACTGGAGAAGAAAGGCGCATTTTTCATGTGCAGGAATACCGTGCCCAGCTTGAAATTCTTGATAGTAAGTACAAAGAGGCAATAAAACTCTTAGATGAATGTATCGCCTGGTATAATCAGAGCAAAGCTAACAGGTCCGAGCCTTATTACCAGCGTGCAAAGTGTTATGAAAAACTGAATTTACGGAAACAGGCAGCAGAAGATTACGATATCGCAATTCAAATTACTGAAGAAACCCGTTCGGAGATTGATGCAGACGAGTACCGTCAAACCTATTTTGTCCGCAAGCTTGATATCTATGACGGGGCTTTGTTAAACAAGGTAGTCTTGGGAGACGCCAAAGGCGCATTTGTTTTATGCCAACAGGCAAAAGCACGCTCTTTTAACGAAAAATTGCACTCGGCATTTAGGAATATTAATGAAGATATAGATGAACCAGAGCTTTTACCTTTAAAAGACAATGAAGTTTCGAGCTTGTTGAAACCAAAATCGGCGTTTGTTGACTACTATGTCACAGCTAAAAAACTAATATGCTTTTGTATAGCAAAAGAAGGTTGTTTCTGCGATGTTTCAGATATTAATAGCTCAGAAATAGAGCTGATGGTAAACAACGTCAGGTCATTTATCATTCAGTCGGCATTACCAAATAAAGATAATGCGGAACAGGAAGCAATGAACTGGTATTTTTCTAGCATTTCAAATATTCTTTTTGGTAAACATGCAGGATTTTTGGCTAAAAAAGAGATCATTTTTATTTCACCCCATGCTCATTTGCATTATCTGCCTTTTGACATTCTTAATCTGCAAGGCAAAAATATAATAGAAACACACAAAACGGCTATCTTTCCTTCAGCCCGAACATTTGTAGAGATGCATAAAAAAGAGCATCGTAAAATAAAAAATTCTCTAATAGTTTCAAACCCTACTGGAGATCTGCCCAGCGCAGGTTCCGAAGCTCAAACAATATCAGGATTGCTTTCAAATGTAACAGTTTTAGAAGGCAAAGATGCCCAAAAACAAGCTATATTAACAGCTTTACCAAGCGCTGATTTGATCCATTTCGCTGGACATAGCAAAGCTGATATAAATAATCCTAATAATTCCGAGATCTTAGTGCTGGATGAACAGGGTGGATGCATAGGCATTACGCCTCAGGATATAATCCGCTTAAAACTGCAGGCTCAACTGGTTGTTTTAAGCGGCTGCGAGTCTGGCCTCGGAGATGCTGCAATGGGGGACGAACTTACCTGCCTGCCAAGATCCTTTCTTACTGCCGGTGCAAGAAGCGTGATGTATTCGCTCTGGGATGTTGAAGATGCTTCTACATCTATTTTAATGAAAGAAATATACACGCATATTGCCAATCCCGGCACTTCTGTTACCAAGGCGCTGAGACTTGCCAAAAGAAAACTGAAAGCATCAGGAAACCCGCCATT
The Candidatus Liberimonas magnetica DNA segment above includes these coding regions:
- the dnaB gene encoding replicative DNA helicase, with translation MAELMDKIPPQAIEAEMAVLGSMLIEKEAISKVLDLVRDYDFYKEAHKRIFRTIQEMFLENQAVDAVVISSKLNKDNLLNEVGGASYITELINKVSTAANVEHYAQIVREKSILRQVIVTGTNIVTAAFNEKTSADEILDVAESTIFSIAQNRLSHDFSKVSDLIHSSLEKLEKIHKDKNDVPGLRTGFAKLDSLTAGLQPSDLILLAARPSMGKTAFALNIVENVALKQKKPVAMFSIEMSKDSLMTRLICSSSRVNAHNARRGYLSTRDWPALTTGAARLSETDIYIDDSTNLSVLDLRARARRLASDLKNEKKELALIVIDYIQMMRGSGRAESRQQEMAEISRSLKGLARDLKVPVLALSQLSRKPEEKGRERQPQLSDLRDSGALEQDADVVMFIYRESYYTKTEENQNTANIIIAKQRNGPTDTIDLNFFKDYTRFEDAEEIISE
- a CDS encoding CHAT domain-containing protein yields the protein MARINTHNNDVDKKDYIRDEALVSAREKYRIDPSDVNALKLACAARNNGHGKLFDHFPEQARACFLEALPLYERSKDLYEVFKLKRAIGRAESGLANFPAAITFFEEAIALLEKDTISKKCMASGNLPEMEKAKTQLYLSIALTKTSKWEPALSNLEKARNIFFKHSQNHYLSTCFQGEAVIYMELGRFPEARKAFIKAQEYAKLTGEERRIFHVQEYRAQLEILDSKYKEAIKLLDECIAWYNQSKANRSEPYYQRAKCYEKLNLRKQAAEDYDIAIQITEETRSEIDADEYRQTYFVRKLDIYDGALLNKVVLGDAKGAFVLCQQAKARSFNEKLHSAFRNINEDIDEPELLPLKDNEVSSLLKPKSAFVDYYVTAKKLICFCIAKEGCFCDVSDINSSEIELMVNNVRSFIIQSALPNKDNAEQEAMNWYFSSISNILFGKHAGFLAKKEIIFISPHAHLHYLPFDILNLQGKNIIETHKTAIFPSARTFVEMHKKEHRKIKNSLIVSNPTGDLPSAGSEAQTISGLLSNVTVLEGKDAQKQAILTALPSADLIHFAGHSKADINNPNNSEILVLDEQGGCIGITPQDIIRLKLQAQLVVLSGCESGLGDAAMGDELTCLPRSFLTAGARSVMYSLWDVEDASTSILMKEIYTHIANPGTSVTKALRLAKRKLKASGNPPFHWAGFQLIGL
- a CDS encoding AAA family ATPase, translated to MTKLLELKTYKGEEEQLFQYFNLVKLLIQLKELKKDESTKPEKIPENPVDQEKQKKKHLEQEKEVSEIYKNISLQKNTIRLTTEATLKDGKVRLPLEIMRKRYNLREYEVIVICIIALNTVDPTANIKTEKANLLYLVCEGDYDRILLSNWMFDHDAALFKNKLIVLERYRTEMEIGDMARKFIYPNKANDAVLDKYIKSIKVNKSVRLFSPREIYAQLSKTVIGQERAKKMISVAAHTHLKRISIKKGALKPGKSNFMLIGPTGSGKTLIARTLAEILDVPMIIVDSTEYTEKGFVGGDVDDMIEQLCDAARGDMSRAEKGIVFIDEIDKIAARDCSVGHNTGRDVSGKSVQEELLRFLDGAQTIITIRSGFSTKTMPMDLSNVLFIAGGAFANMRTNLCQNQQIAGFTGSKDACPAHQAGVRVHSELSNELIDYGMIPEFVGRFPILVELSELTKTELIEIISKPSNSILSQYRSLYGDISFSEDALEFIVEQSMKRKVGARGLRAILEETLSPIIFDMAINTEKFELKLTKEDLLKQA
- a CDS encoding RNA polymerase sigma factor, which codes for MKKQSQKTLTDEQLAVAIKNGDTGLFDVLFQKYYTKLQPILLSTYWNKNLSSADAEDIVTITLRKVFDKLSTYNPKESSFATWVSAILRNSANDWLRRNKHSLAELKIVSDEEDYKDQTVKENSLKSQGHSQFYVSLYHEIRNTIIESVLKIKSDHLRTLFIMRFVLLLKDDQISGIMDIKQFSVRSNISRLMTEVEEHFRKNYQDLDTSGICYDRLAEVIRNGELSIKPEDINNIPDTASRKIIHDLAIKEIPFKEAVKSAGVPAKEVSKLIISGVQFVIQKRMRTAMKLSKEKTIESFTGLVTAAFEPMKPETVSSLVSNASFKHSISLDKASEMLSISIHELGALLTHTIPEKLKNDNNFIKKLAQFIDKTVKETQYLVETAKPPELAFKTMRNSGHHDFAIKLENKLKKLVESKYGTNKHSQ